A portion of the Cydia fagiglandana chromosome 7, ilCydFagi1.1, whole genome shotgun sequence genome contains these proteins:
- the LOC134665761 gene encoding netrin receptor UNC5C-like, with product MEVNIWTYLFLLQIQLTLYVRGEDTAKRSWTQTDDTTESTDDLPEKPLDFLTKPDAAAKDYFLPPVFSNNEDIEDVDDDDDNLYADYDYEKETNYKDLPEKENVKSKENQEHTPDDKIPLHTAKDNLPIFLLEPENTYVVKNKPATLKCRAANALEVYFKCNGEKTHALNFAFVDPQTGVRIIEGEYNVTREHVEEYFGSEKYQCSCFAWTSRGHIRSQPATVELAYIKKHFTSAPQSQLVKQSAPASFRCEPPPAAPFAQLYWLKNGAPVTVGDNVQVTKDGELIIKQVSLLDMANYTCVAENLAGKRISEPALLTVFVNGGWSPWSSWAECWCNGQTREGRTGRRRVRSCTAPRPMNGGQPCLGFSVQKTPDCLECDLDMYVDGLDELADQSSDVLIGRWSQWSEWSRCDTDCLQTRRRRCLTSAACLGKDYQMAQCPMCVRTSKTDKGNDVSSYWALLVALSIAFFILIVVVLLGIKYMKIKISENSPYVKPPPGTNYFGSVIKRTLTNQPDLTIHEEFQTMDSRRTHRPMSTSINSRPDHLYEVPQLANSYMSPIDHEVRPDIGRAEVESDRSDSSCFLSSGSSYGNESVEMSPSLKNNASLDSRMNASHFETTTSKIVNGDGDWLIMDKCGVSLFVPDGVVEKGEELFTVEVTDEEWNRPFLHEGETQLSPVIRCGPKNFHFRKGVILSFPHNTSLKNASWVLSILQKPEEINTREWRKVLTLGQETPGSPIFAQVDPNKVYLVCEFLSDFVLVGRSFTSLDAKLLKLALFVSKKIDESYYSLKVHVINDTPYALHDCVENEKRMGSSLLTEPKTIYFQESCSDLCINLRDLGVGWKVISGGKYQELSYAHVWNLGVRSLQCNFILQQTDAISCFELNLSAYQKQKQSNSVNFTLKTNDFNSNLTCNKRFSSSSVDYNMHIVENPFNYSSLSKKEGRYDFVYRGNHYRSNLSVDNNYRMNILTKSDRIILCKLLDSQTPKGNDWRLLAEKLRIVSYYYYFSNTCSPTENILNLWMCRNNDAHMLVNLSKIFREMGRIDCATVVERRCFPN from the exons ATGGAAGTGAATATTTGGACCTATTTATTTCTACTACAAATACAACTGACATTATATGTAAGAGGAGAGGACACAGCAAAGC gttcttGGACGCAAACAGATGATACAACTGAATCGACGGACGATCTGCCAGAAAAACCATTAGATTTCTTAACTAAGCCGGATGCAGCCGCAAAAGATTACTTTCTTCCCCCCGTTTTCTCTAACAACGAAGACATTGAAGATGTAGATGACGATGATGACAATCTATATGcagattatgattatgaaaagGAAACAAATTACAAAGACTTGCCAGAGAAAGAAAACGTAAAAAGCAAAGAGAATCAAGAGCATACGCCTGATGATAAGATACCACTTCACACGGCCAAAGACAACCTTCCAATTTTTCTTTTGGAGCCGGAAAATACTTATGTAGTGAAAAATAAACCGGCCACTTTAAAATGCAGAGCGGCTAACGCTTTAGAA GTGTACTTCAAATGCAATGGCGAAAAGACACACGCGCTAAACTTCGCATTCGTAGACCCCCAAACTGGGGTAAGGATAATCGAGGGAGAGTACAACGTGACCAGGGAGCATGTGGAGGAGTACTTCGGGAGCGAGAAGTACCAGTGCTCGTGCTTCGCCTGGACTAGCCGAGGGCATATCAGGAGCCAGCCGGCTACTGTGGAGCTTGCTT ATATCAAGAAGCATTTCACCTCAGCCCCTCAATCCCAGTTGGTCAAACAGAGCGCCCCCGCTTCGTTCCGATGCGAGCCGCCGCCCGCGGCGCCGTTCGCGCAGCTCTACTGGCTGAAAAACGGAGCCCCCGTCACTGTTGGTGACAACGTGCAAGTCACTAAGGACGGGGAGCTGATCATCAAGCAAGTTTCGCTGCTG GATATGGCAAACTATACTTGCGTAGCTGAAAATTTAGCTGGGAAACGAATATCTGAACCAGCACTGTTAACAGTTTTCG TAAACGGGGGTTGGTCACCCTGGTCATCGTGGGCAGAATGCTGGTGCAACGGTCAAACGCGTGAGGGTCGGACGGGACGAAGACGAGTCCGGTCCTGCACCGCACCCAGGCCTATGAACGGAGGCCAACCATGCTTGGGGTTTAGTGTGCAAAAGACACCAGACTGCTTGGAGTGCGATTTAG ATATGTATGTTGATGGTTTAGATGAGTTAGCAGATCAGTCGTCTGATGTTTTAATAG GTCGCTGGTCCCAATGGTCAGAATGGTCGCGTTGCGACACCGACTGTCTTCAGACCAGACGACGCCGCTGTCTGACCAGTGCGGCCTGCCTTGGGAAAGACTACCAGATGGCTCAATGTCCCATGTGTGTGAGGACATCCAAAACTGATAAGGGAAACGATG TGTCATCGTATTGGGCGCTTCTGGTAGCATTGTCAATTGCGTTTTTCATTTTAATAGTTGTTGTCTTATTGGGAATAAAGTACATGAAGATAAAGATATCAGAAAACTCGCCTTACGTGAAACCTCCACCAG GTACAAACTATTTTGGTAGCGTAATAAAAAGGACCTTAACCAACCAGCCAGACCTAACAATACACGAGGAATTTCAAACAATGGACTCCAGGAGGACACACAGACCTATGAGCACCTCAATCAATTCGAGGCCAGACCACTTGTATGAAGTACCGCAATTAGCCAATAG TTACATGTCTCCCATAGACCATGAGGTAAGACCGGACATCGGACGCGCCGAAGTGGAGTCAGACCGTTCTGATTCCAGCTGCTTTTTGAGCT CGGGCTCGTCATATGGCAACGAAAGTGTAGAAATGTCACCATCGCTAAAGAACAACGCTTCGCTAGACTCTAGAATGAACGCCTCCCATTTCGAGACGACCACGTCGAAAATAGTCAATGGTGACGGCGATTGGTTAATAATGGACAAGTGTGGGGTCAGTCTTTTCGTGCCTGACGGTGTGGTGGAAAAAGGAGAAGAGCTTTTCACGGTCGAGGTGACGGACGAGGAATGGAATAGGCCTTTTCTTCACGAAG GGGAAACTCAGCTGAGCCCAGTCATTCGTTGCGGTCCGAAAAACTTTCACTTCCGCAAAGGGGTGATTCTTTCCTTCCCTCACAATACATCGCTTAAAAACGCCAGCTGGGTCCTTTCCATACTTCAGAAACCAGAAGAAATCAACACACGAGAATGGAGAAAAGTTCTAACGCTGGGTCAAGAAACTCCCGGAAGCCCCATCTTCGCTCAAGTCGATCCTAATAAAGTTTACCTCGTGTGCGAATTTCTAAGCGACTTTGTTTTAGTTGGCCGTAGCTTCACCAGCCTGGACGCAAAACTGCTCAAACTAGCCTTGTTTGTTTCGAAAAAAATAGACGAGAGTTACTACAGTTTAAAAGTTCATGTGATAAATGATACCCCTTATGCCTTGCATGACTGTGTTGAAAATGAAAAGCGAATGGGTAGTTCTTTGCTAACTGAGccaaaaactatttattttcaaGAAAGTTGTTCAGATTTATGTATCAATCTTAGGGATTTAGGCGTGGGCTGGAAGGTAATTTCGGGAGGGAAATATCAGGAGTTATCCTACGCGCATGTTTGGAATCTTGGAGTTAGATCTTTACAGTGTAATTTTATCTTACAACAAACTGACGCTATCagttgttttgagttaaacttaTCCGCCtaccaaaaacaaaaacaatcgaATTCGGTTAACTTCACTTTGAAAACAAACGATTTCAACTCGAACTTGACTTGCAACAAGCGGTTTAGCTCCTCCAGTGTTGATTACAACATGCATATTGTAGAGAACCCGTTTAATTATTCTTCTTTATCTAAGAAAGAAGGCAGATACGATTTTGTGTACAGAGGTAACCATTATAGAAGTAATTTAAGCGTGGACAATAACTACCGTATGAACATTCTTACTAAGTCGGACCGAATTATTTTGTGTAAATTATTAGACTCTCAAACTCCAAAAGGCAACGATTGGAGGCTTTTGGCAGAAAAACTAAGGATAGTTTCATACTACTATTACTTTTCAAACACATGTTCTCCGACGGAGAACATTCTGAACCTGTGGATGTGTAGAAATAATGACGCTCACATGTTGGTGAATCTGTCGAAGATATTTAGAGAAATGGGCCGGATTGACTGCGCCACTGTTGTTGAAAGACGATGTTTCCCCAATTAA